TACGGCATGGGAACGGGAACATTTGGCTGTTATAGAAGCCCGACTTCGGTAAAAGCAAAATTCTTAGCCAATGGAGATTTAGTGCTGCAATGCAGTGTCAATGATATGGGACCTGGAACTGCAACCATGATGACGGCAATTGGAGCCGAAGCAATTGGTTTGCCTACTGAAAATGTCATTATCGAAATGGGTAAAAGCGGATTGCCAAAAGGTCCAACGCAAGGAGGATCGGCAACGACTTCTTCTGTAGGTTCTGCGGTGCATGATGCCTGCAATTTGTTGGTAAATAAAATAATCGAAATAGGAAGCAAAAATGCTGCTTTAAAAGGAATTGCCCTTACAGATCTAACTTTTGAAAATGGCGCTGTTTCTTCTAAAAAAGACAAATCAAAATCGGTTACGTTAGCCGCACTTTTGAACAGTAATAAATTAGAAGATTTTGAAGTAGAAAATCTTTCTAAAGCGGCCGAAGAAGCAAAGAAATATTCGATTTACTCATTTTCTGTTCATTTTGTAAAAGTACTTGTGAATCCGAATTTGGGTAAAATCAGGTTGGCTCATGTGGTTTCTTGTGCCGATATTGGAACGGTTATCAGTCAGAAAACTTCTGCTGGACAAATGTTTGGCGGAGCAGTAGGCGGAATCGGAATGGGATTAATGGAAGCATTGGAAATAGATCATCGTTTTGGTCGTCCGATTAATAACAATTTTGCCGATTACCATGTTCCCGTAAATGCAGATATTGAAAAGCAGGAAGTGTTTTTCGTCAATAAAAAAGACCCAATCAGTAATCCAATGGGAACAAAAGGTCTCGGAGAAACAGCTTTAGTTGGAATGGCTCCTGCAATTGCAAATGCCGTTTTTAATGCCACGGGAAAACGCGTGCGAGATTTACCAATTACGTTGGATAAGATTATAGAAACTGTTAAAGTTTAAGTACTATCTTAAATAATGAAATATTTGTACGAACATATTGATACTATAAAAATAAGACCTAGTCTATATGTTGGTTCTTCTCGAATAAGCGATTTGTATATCTATTTAAATGGTTATCAGACTGCTTTAAGAGATTTGAAATTTACTGAAAAAACTCTTTTACCATTACCATTTTGGTTTTTTCATGAATATGTGGCTCAAAAATTCGATTATTATGAATCAACTTCGGGTTGGTGCAATATGATTCTGGATCAAGTTGAACATGATGAACAAAAAGGATTCAATTTATTTTATTTATTGTTTGATGAATTCAAAAAACTAAAAATTGACAAATCCTTTCTAGCCTATATAGGAGATTCACAAAGAAAATTTCATTTTTCAGATAAAGCACCTAAAAAACTAATTGGATATGATTTGAATGCTAGAGAGCCATTATTTAAAGATCCATTGAAGGTGTATTATGTGAGATTGTCGAATTTGAAAAAATATAATGGGTATATCGCAATAGTTCAAAATTCTGACGAATATATTTTGGAACGAAAAATTTTTAGGGATGAAAAAGATGTTTTAAATTATTTCAAAAGTTATTTTGGAAATGATATATTTAATTGGCAAACCTATAATGTTGAAAATATTAATTTTGATGAATTAAATTAAGAAGAGACATTCAAAATGTCTCTTTTTTTTAGTTTCACTAATATGAAATATGTCGCTCCTCTGGAGCTTTATTTTTATGACTTAGAATTTTCTATAAATATTAAGCTCCGCAGAAGCTGCTGCATATTCTAAGAAAGTCCCAGCGGGGCGACATAAATCCTTATTAAAACAATCTATATCAAATAGCCCAAGGTTTCAACCTTGGGAACGCAATCAAAATCTCGTCGTGTTTATTCTGCATGTTTTCCATGGTTGAAACCATCGGTTATGTTCTGAAACTATTTGTCTAAACATAGAATAAAAAAAGAGGCATTTTTGATGCCTCTTTTTTGTATTTGAATATTCAATTTTTTACTTAACAGTAATAGGCAATTCAACCGTTGTTTTATCCCATCCAATAACTAAATTAGCGATATTACCTTGAGTTGTAAAAGCAATAGATAAAGCTTCAACTGGTGTAGATACTGGTTTAACAGGAACCGAAACTCTAACTACATCTTTACTTTCATCATAAGCGTATCCTCCCCATAAATCCAATTCTTTATTGATAATGATCGTCCATTTGTCTTTTTCTGGAATGGCAAATAAACTATAGTATCCAGCAGGAACTTTTTTTCCGCCAATGGTTACGTCTTTGTAGAATTTGATTTCTGTGTTTTCGTTAGCACCAACTCTCCAAACTTCACCAAATTTAACAACATCACCAAAAATGGTTCTTCCTTTTGCAGAAGGTCTTGAGTAAAGAACTTTAATAACCGGATTTGGATTATCTGTTTTTTTGAACTTAACTGATTTGTTTGGGAAGTAAGAAATATCAACCGGACTAGCATCCAGCGGAGCAAATTTCACTATATCTTGTGCCTGAACTGTAAAAGCAGCAAACAATGTAACTGCCAGTAAATAAATTTTTTTCATAGGATTACAATTTTTAGATTAACTACAAAGTAAATTAATAATGAAGAAAAATCATATAATTTAGAGCCTGTTTTTTGTTAATGAATTGATAACAGGTTTGACAATATAATTTTATTTCCTTTCCAATTTTCTGTAGAGGCGCACTGCAGTGCGTCTCTACGATATGCATTGTGTAAACCCTGTAATAATTTAATATTCGCTTTTCTTTTTAGCATACCAATCCTGCATGATATAAAACGCTTTTTTCTTTTCGCCATCATTCGAAATTAAACCTTTACGATTGTAACCATCCTGAATTCCCGGCAGCAGTCTTTTCGGTGATCTGAAATCAACCAGAATCCATGGACTTAATCCGCTTAGGTGTGGAATCTTTTCGATCATTTTTAAATTCTGAATGTATAAATATTCCTGATATTCTTCGGTCCAGCGCTCGTTTTTTTCTCCATGCAAACCTGCTTTAGCATCGCCTCCAAATTCAGAAACAATAATCGGTTTGTTGTATTTTGATTTCCAAGTGATTTTTTCGGCATCTTCTAGATTGCCGCCGTACCAGCCCAAATATTGGTTGAAAGCCACAACATCTAAAACTTCACCAATTGGATCATCAATGGTTTCTTTTTTAGTTAATAAAGCAGCGCTGATTAATCTTGTGTTATCTAAAGATCTTGTGTGTGAAGCTAAGTTTTTAATAAAAGTATTTCTAGCATCAGAAATTGGAGTTTCATTTGCCATTGACCAAATAATAATACAGGCTCTGTTTTTATCTCTAGTGATAGAAGCCGTTAATTGATCTTCGGCATTTTGATATGTATTTTTATTCGTGAATTCGACAGTCCAATACACTGGAATTTCTTCCCAAACCATGATTCCCATTTTGTCAGCTTCGCGAATGATATTTTCGTTATGCGGATAATGCGCCAAACGAACATAATTGCAGCCTAATTCTTTTGCCCAATTTAGCAAACGCAAAGCATCTTCTTGGGAATTAGCACGTCCGCCTTTAGCATTTTCTTCATGAATCGAAATACCTCTTAAGAAGATTGGTTTTCCGTTTAGCAGAATTTTATCTTCTTTAGTTTCGATAGTTCTAAAACCAATTTGATCTTTTAATTTTTTTCCGTTAAAGTCAATCGTTACGTCATATAATTTTGGATTTTCAGGTGACCAATACAAGATTTTTTTAGCAGGAATTTCGAAGTTTAAAATTCCCTTTGCATCCGCTTTTCCCTTAAAATTGATTTTCAATTCCGGAATAGAAATCGAAACAGTATTCTGAGAAGCTTCTAAATTATTGATTTTAATAAAACCAGAAATGATACCCGCATTACCTTTTTTCAGCTGAATGTTATAATCTTCTACAAATGAAGCATCTTCTTCAATCAAAGTCACATCGCGTGTGATACCGCCATAATTCCACCAATCGGTATTGACTGTTGGAACATCTTCTTTATGGCGCGTGTTATCTACTTTTATTACCAAATAATTGTCTTTTGGCTGTACGATTGAAGTTACTTCATAGTTAAATGGTGTGAATCCGCCTTCGTGAGTTCCCAGTTTTTTTCCGTTCAAATAAACATCAGCCTTGTAATTGATGGCTCCCAAATATAAAAACAGACGTTTCTTGGCTTCTAAATTATAATCGAAAGACTTTTTGAACCAAACATTTCCTTCATAATATTTCAGTTCAGGAATCTGTGAATTCCAATCGCCAGGGATATTGATTGTTGGTGATTTATCAAAATCGTATTCCACCAGTTCCTGTTTGTTTTGAGCATGATAATTGGTAAAAAATGCTCCTTTGGCTGGTTTTTCACTTTTATCGTATTGATCCAAGTGAAAACTGTAAAACCCAGTTTGATAGGGATCGACAATATAATTCCAAACTCCATTTAGTGAAGTGGTGTTTCGGTTTGGAACATTGGAAATTAAACCTTGTGACTGTCCAATTGCGAATGATGTGAGGAATAATAATGTTAGAATTTTTTTCATTTTGTAATCTTGTTTGTGTAATATATCTCGTTCCTACGGAACTTAATTGGTGTGACGTAATTAATTCCACCGGATTTCATCCGGTGCTACCGATCTTTCGTTCCTAACGGAACTTTTTTAATTCTTTAATCTGTGACAAAAAGACTTAGAATCTTAGCTCCTTAGCATCTTAGAGCCTTTTCACTCAACAGGAATCTTTAAATATTCCCCTTTAAAGCTTTGATTCAATGCCGTCATTTCGATTGGAGTATTAGAACCGTCAGGAATTACTTCGATAGAGGCTTTTCCGTTTGCCATTCTAATGGATTCGCTTCCGGTTGGTGTTCCTTGGTTTTTCAATGTTTTTCCCCCTTTTAAACATTGAAAATAAACACTAGCTTCATAATCCAAACAGCGTAAATTATTGTTGTCTATTGCAATTGCGGTTACTAAGTAATTCCCGTTTTTTAGTTTCTCTGATGACAATTGCAATGAAACCGCCGTGTCATTTTTATTGAAACGATAATTCACTTTCAAGGTATCAGAAACTGTTTTTCCTTCTTTTGTTTTTCCAACAGCGATTAAAACATTTTCACCTTTTGCAAAATTGACATCCCAAGTTAAGCCATTTGCA
This is a stretch of genomic DNA from Flavobacterium endoglycinae. It encodes these proteins:
- a CDS encoding DUF2911 domain-containing protein, whose product is MKKIYLLAVTLFAAFTVQAQDIVKFAPLDASPVDISYFPNKSVKFKKTDNPNPVIKVLYSRPSAKGRTIFGDVVKFGEVWRVGANENTEIKFYKDVTIGGKKVPAGYYSLFAIPEKDKWTIIINKELDLWGGYAYDESKDVVRVSVPVKPVSTPVEALSIAFTTQGNIANLVIGWDKTTVELPITVK
- a CDS encoding glycoside hydrolase family 2 protein, whose product is MKKILTLLFLTSFAIGQSQGLISNVPNRNTTSLNGVWNYIVDPYQTGFYSFHLDQYDKSEKPAKGAFFTNYHAQNKQELVEYDFDKSPTINIPGDWNSQIPELKYYEGNVWFKKSFDYNLEAKKRLFLYLGAINYKADVYLNGKKLGTHEGGFTPFNYEVTSIVQPKDNYLVIKVDNTRHKEDVPTVNTDWWNYGGITRDVTLIEEDASFVEDYNIQLKKGNAGIISGFIKINNLEASQNTVSISIPELKINFKGKADAKGILNFEIPAKKILYWSPENPKLYDVTIDFNGKKLKDQIGFRTIETKEDKILLNGKPIFLRGISIHEENAKGGRANSQEDALRLLNWAKELGCNYVRLAHYPHNENIIREADKMGIMVWEEIPVYWTVEFTNKNTYQNAEDQLTASITRDKNRACIIIWSMANETPISDARNTFIKNLASHTRSLDNTRLISAALLTKKETIDDPIGEVLDVVAFNQYLGWYGGNLEDAEKITWKSKYNKPIIVSEFGGDAKAGLHGEKNERWTEEYQEYLYIQNLKMIEKIPHLSGLSPWILVDFRSPKRLLPGIQDGYNRKGLISNDGEKKKAFYIMQDWYAKKKSEY